From Deltaproteobacteria bacterium, a single genomic window includes:
- a CDS encoding MiaB/RimO family radical SAM methylthiotransferase has translation QEILKEIRSLAAQGVKEVTLLGQNVNSYGQTSPGELDFVKLLKAVQEIAGIERIRFTTSHPKDLSNPLIEAFGKFPKLCEHIHLPLQSGSARILQRMNRGYSPEDYLRKIRDLRQSCPGISVTTDMIVGFPGEEEEDFHASMEMIEKVQFDDLFSFKYSDRPGTRATLFNEKVPEEIGQRRLVELQALQRKITWKRIKAWEEKEVEVLVEGRSKANAAENMGRTRTNHIVNFPGKTLASGSMVRLRIQKAYAHSLRGKEIL, from the coding sequence GCCAAGAGATTTTAAAGGAAATCCGCTCCCTTGCAGCCCAAGGAGTTAAAGAGGTTACCCTGCTTGGACAAAATGTGAATTCCTACGGCCAAACATCGCCGGGAGAGTTGGATTTTGTAAAACTTTTAAAGGCGGTCCAGGAAATTGCCGGCATAGAGCGCATCCGTTTTACAACTTCGCACCCGAAAGACCTTTCAAACCCCCTCATCGAAGCCTTTGGCAAATTCCCCAAACTTTGTGAACACATCCATCTTCCCCTGCAATCCGGATCTGCCCGCATCCTGCAACGAATGAATCGGGGTTACTCCCCCGAAGATTACCTAAGGAAGATTCGAGACCTTCGCCAGTCCTGCCCGGGAATCAGCGTCACTACCGATATGATCGTAGGATTTCCAGGGGAAGAAGAAGAAGATTTTCACGCCAGCATGGAGATGATCGAGAAAGTACAATTCGATGATCTTTTTTCTTTCAAATATTCAGATCGACCAGGTACCCGGGCTACTCTCTTTAACGAAAAAGTTCCTGAAGAAATTGGCCAGCGCAGGTTGGTAGAGTTGCAGGCCTTACAGAGAAAGATTACTTGGAAGCGGATTAAAGCCTGGGAAGAAAAAGAAGTGGAAGTTTTGGTGGAGGGACGAAGTAAAGCCAATGCCGCGGAAAACATGGGAAGGACCCGCACCAACCATATCGTCAATTTTCCAGGAAAAACTTTAGCCTCAGGTTCGATGGTGCGGCTTAGAATTCAAAAGGCTTACGCCCACAGCCTGCGGGGAAAAGAGATTTTATGA
- a CDS encoding histidinol phosphate phosphatase domain-containing protein: MIDLHTHSLFSDGELLPSELVRRASVIGCQAVAITDHADSSNLDWVIPRMVQVCRDLKAHWQVRAIPGVELTHIPPDLISPLTVRARTLGAQIVLVHGETIVEPVPPGTNQQAIAAGVDILAHPGLIAEEEVVLAREKGVFLEITARKGHSLTNGHVARLAKKVGASLVLNTDTHAPDDLISQDYALKIALGAGLTNEDFERMQENAWKILDRMS; the protein is encoded by the coding sequence ATGATTGACCTCCATACTCACAGCCTTTTTAGCGATGGGGAACTTTTGCCATCGGAATTGGTCCGCCGAGCTTCGGTCATAGGCTGCCAAGCCGTGGCGATAACGGATCATGCGGATTCTTCCAACCTCGATTGGGTAATTCCCAGGATGGTTCAAGTTTGCCGGGATTTAAAAGCCCACTGGCAGGTACGAGCCATCCCCGGGGTGGAACTCACCCACATTCCTCCCGATCTCATTTCCCCTTTAACGGTTCGAGCAAGGACCTTGGGGGCTCAAATCGTTCTCGTTCATGGTGAAACCATAGTTGAACCCGTGCCGCCGGGTACCAACCAGCAGGCCATCGCTGCCGGAGTTGATATTCTGGCCCACCCCGGCTTGATCGCCGAAGAAGAGGTGGTCCTGGCCAGAGAGAAGGGAGTTTTTTTAGAGATCACGGCGAGGAAGGGACACAGTCTGACCAACGGGCATGTGGCCCGCCTGGCCAAAAAAGTAGGGGCTTCCCTGGTCTTAAATACAGATACCCACGCACCCGATGACTTGATCTCCCAGGACTATGCCTTGAAAATAGCCCTGGGAGCCGGTCTTACAAACGAAGATTTCGAGCGGATGCAGGAAAACGCTTGGAAGATTCTCGACCGGATGAGTTGA
- a CDS encoding PilT/PilU family type 4a pilus ATPase: MSTNIRELVEEMVRLDASDLYITVDSPPMYRVEGVVSPWGSRKYTPEETETMAFSLMSQIQKTYFARRWEMNLAIAYPDLGRFRVNIFRQRGSFGMVMRHIKIYIKTIDDLALPQIFKNIAMTKRGLVLIAGRTGSGKSTTLAALIDYRNSTAPGHIVTIEDPIEFVHTHKKSIITQREIGIDTHGYGSALKHTLRQAPDVILIGEVRDVETMEAAIDYAETGHLCLGTIHANNANQTIERIMNFFPPERHMQIYLQLSLNLRAIISQRLIPRIDGMRVAAVEILLDTPRIKDLTQKAQIDLIKETMAEGNMEDMQTFDQSIFAFYQQGTIDYDNAIAYADSANDLRLRIKMEEVGEKKEAMDGGLRIKSEFRT, translated from the coding sequence ATGAGTACCAATATTCGTGAGCTTGTGGAAGAAATGGTCAGGCTGGATGCTTCCGATCTTTATATCACGGTGGACAGCCCCCCCATGTACCGGGTCGAAGGAGTTGTCTCTCCCTGGGGCAGTCGTAAATACACTCCCGAAGAAACCGAAACAATGGCCTTCTCTCTCATGAGCCAGATCCAGAAAACGTACTTTGCCCGCAGGTGGGAAATGAATCTGGCCATTGCCTATCCCGACCTCGGGCGGTTTCGGGTAAATATCTTCCGTCAGCGGGGGTCTTTCGGGATGGTCATGCGGCATATTAAGATTTATATCAAGACCATAGACGATCTCGCCTTGCCGCAGATCTTCAAAAATATCGCCATGACCAAGCGGGGCCTGGTCCTGATCGCCGGTCGGACCGGTTCGGGGAAATCCACCACCCTGGCGGCCCTCATCGATTACCGCAACTCCACCGCTCCAGGTCACATCGTCACCATTGAGGATCCAATTGAATTCGTCCATACCCATAAAAAATCCATCATTACCCAAAGGGAGATTGGGATCGACACGCATGGGTATGGCAGCGCCTTAAAACACACTCTGCGCCAGGCTCCGGATGTGATCCTGATCGGTGAGGTCAGGGACGTCGAGACAATGGAAGCAGCCATTGATTACGCGGAAACCGGACACCTTTGCCTGGGAACCATTCATGCTAATAACGCCAATCAAACGATCGAACGCATCATGAATTTTTTCCCCCCGGAAAGGCACATGCAAATCTATTTACAGCTCTCTCTGAACCTCCGGGCCATCATTTCCCAACGATTGATCCCCCGTATCGACGGCATGCGGGTCGCCGCCGTGGAAATTCTCCTGGATACTCCCCGGATCAAGGACCTTACCCAAAAAGCGCAGATCGACCTCATCAAAGAAACCATGGCGGAAGGAAATATGGAGGACATGCAGACTTTCGATCAATCCATCTTCGCTTTTTATCAGCAGGGAACCATTGACTATGACAACGCCATTGCCTACGCAGATAGCGCGAATGACCTGAGACTGCGCATCAAGATGGAAGAGGTTGGCGAAAAGAAAGAAGCCATGGACGGGGGCTTGAGAATCAAGTCTGAATTTCGGACGTGA
- a CDS encoding type IV pilus twitching motility protein PilT encodes MDISELLIFVQKENASDLHLSAGESPMVRIHGEMKRIEMPPISKENLHMMLYDILNDQQRKRFEEMHELDFSIDLKGIARFRVNAFRQARGEGVVFRVIPSKILTIEQLGLPKSLREVTKNERGLVLVTGPTGSGKSTTLAAMIDILNNSLNGHIITIEDPIEFVHDSKKCLINQRELGSHTHSFANALRSALREDPDIILVGEMRDLETISLALTAAETGHLVFSTVHTSGASKTVDRIIDVFPAAQQDQVRAQFAESIQAVISQVLLKRRDGRGLVPALEIMIGTPAVRNLIREGKVAQLPSTIQTGQKFGMMTLDQSLKELVSKGIVDKEQCLYFASSPNVFNS; translated from the coding sequence ATGGATATTTCTGAACTTTTAATCTTCGTTCAAAAAGAAAACGCCTCGGACCTGCACTTAAGCGCTGGAGAATCGCCTATGGTTCGGATCCACGGCGAGATGAAGCGCATTGAGATGCCTCCTATATCTAAGGAAAATTTACATATGATGCTCTATGACATCCTCAATGACCAGCAGCGGAAGCGATTCGAGGAAATGCACGAATTAGATTTTTCTATTGACTTGAAAGGAATTGCCCGTTTCCGAGTAAATGCCTTTCGCCAGGCCCGGGGAGAAGGAGTCGTCTTTCGGGTCATTCCGTCGAAAATTTTGACAATAGAGCAATTGGGTTTACCAAAATCCCTCCGGGAGGTCACGAAGAACGAACGCGGTCTGGTGCTGGTTACCGGGCCCACGGGGAGCGGAAAATCCACCACCCTGGCGGCTATGATCGATATCCTCAACAATTCCCTCAATGGCCACATCATTACCATCGAAGACCCCATTGAATTCGTCCACGATTCCAAGAAATGCCTGATCAACCAGCGTGAACTTGGTTCTCATACCCACAGCTTTGCCAATGCTTTGCGCAGCGCCCTGCGTGAGGATCCGGACATTATCCTGGTGGGAGAAATGCGCGACTTGGAAACCATTTCTCTGGCCTTAACCGCAGCGGAGACCGGCCACCTGGTTTTCTCCACCGTGCACACCAGCGGAGCGTCGAAAACCGTCGACCGGATCATTGACGTTTTTCCGGCGGCTCAGCAGGACCAGGTTCGGGCGCAGTTTGCTGAATCTATCCAAGCCGTCATTTCTCAGGTGCTCCTGAAGCGGCGCGATGGGCGTGGGCTCGTTCCGGCCCTGGAGATCATGATCGGCACCCCAGCGGTGCGCAACCTCATCCGGGAAGGCAAGGTGGCTCAGCTTCCTTCCACTATCCAGACTGGCCAAAAATTCGGCATGATGACCCTGGACCAATCCCTGAAAGAGCTGGTTAGCAAGGGCATCGTCGACAAAGAGCAGTGCCTCTATTTTGCCAGCAGCCCGAACGTTTTCAACTCCTAA